In Sulfolobales archaeon, one DNA window encodes the following:
- the sufB gene encoding Fe-S cluster assembly protein SufB: MSDKKNLDEIIGITPVEEILGAQEIGRESFILKGRISRELVEEISRAKKEPDWMRRMRLTYLEIFEKLPEPRWLEGVEELDLEDLAYYVDPGIEKSYSWDELPKDVVEAYERLGIKKAEAEFLLGLNAQLDSETVFTRTKELLKSKGVIFIPLEEAVHRYPDMIREYFMRIFPPEHKFAALHGALWSGGVFVYVPPNVRIETPVEAFFLIGRASEGNFEHTLIIADKNSYLHFIEGCAAPRLSKYSFHDGMVEIFVGEGAHVNFTTLQNWSSQVINFNNKRAIVEKDGYVEWVEGSIGSKATYVYPSAILRGENATMESYVITFARDGHIKDSGSKVIHRAPNTRSRIISKSISVGGGKTVYRGVVRILKGARNSRSYTSCDSLLLDDKSKTATYPHVQNDEPTSIIGHEARVSKLSDQMLFYLRSRGLSESEAIRLVISGFISDVLSRLPFEQASIIRGAIDLEFAKYGRVG, encoded by the coding sequence ATGAGTGATAAGAAGAATCTAGATGAGATCATAGGAATAACACCTGTAGAAGAGATCCTAGGAGCCCAAGAGATTGGTAGAGAAAGTTTTATTCTGAAAGGTAGGATCTCTAGAGAGCTTGTTGAAGAGATATCAAGAGCTAAGAAAGAACCTGACTGGATGAGAAGAATGAGACTCACCTACCTAGAAATATTCGAAAAACTTCCAGAGCCTAGATGGTTGGAGGGAGTTGAAGAGCTAGACCTCGAGGATCTAGCCTACTACGTGGATCCAGGTATTGAGAAGAGTTACTCGTGGGATGAGCTTCCTAAGGATGTTGTAGAAGCTTACGAAAGACTTGGAATTAAAAAAGCTGAAGCAGAGTTCCTCCTAGGATTAAACGCTCAACTAGATTCAGAGACTGTATTTACAAGAACTAAAGAGCTTCTAAAGAGTAAAGGAGTGATCTTCATACCCCTCGAAGAAGCTGTTCACAGATACCCTGATATGATTAGAGAGTATTTCATGAGAATCTTCCCGCCAGAGCATAAGTTTGCAGCACTTCATGGAGCTCTCTGGAGTGGCGGTGTTTTCGTCTATGTACCTCCAAATGTCAGAATTGAGACACCTGTTGAAGCATTCTTCCTTATAGGAAGAGCTTCTGAAGGTAATTTCGAGCATACTCTGATCATAGCTGATAAGAATAGCTATCTACACTTTATCGAAGGATGTGCCGCACCGAGACTTTCTAAGTATAGCTTCCATGATGGAATGGTTGAGATATTCGTGGGCGAGGGTGCTCATGTTAATTTCACGACTCTTCAGAACTGGTCTTCTCAAGTTATAAACTTCAATAATAAGAGGGCTATCGTGGAGAAAGATGGATATGTAGAGTGGGTTGAAGGTTCTATAGGTTCTAAAGCCACCTATGTATATCCCTCAGCCATATTAAGAGGTGAGAATGCCACTATGGAGAGCTATGTGATAACCTTCGCGAGAGATGGGCATATTAAGGATAGTGGTTCTAAGGTTATACATAGAGCTCCTAATACTAGAAGCAGGATCATATCAAAAAGTATTTCGGTAGGTGGAGGTAAAACTGTTTATAGAGGTGTTGTTAGAATTCTCAAAGGTGCCAGGAACTCCAGAAGCTATACATCATGTGACTCTCTTCTGCTTGATGATAAGAGTAAGACGGCTACATATCCTCATGTGCAGAATGATGAACCCACATCTATAATAGGTCATGAAGCTAGAGTGAGTAAGCTTAGCGATCAAATGCTCTTCTATCTTAGATCAAGGGGTTTAAGCGAGAGCGAAGCTATAAGACTCGTGATAAGCGGTTTCATAAGCGATGTCCTCTCACGACTTCCATTTGAACAAGCTTCAATAATAAGAGGAGCTATAGATCTTGAGTTTGCTAAATATGGTAGAGTAGGCTAG
- a CDS encoding SufD family Fe-S cluster assembly protein translates to MRIRDLIERSLELSRSIPYRHISDSPTIKSYTNWLEYDKYSIVSELEEDLLEIFSEDMPKKIGPMLNSYDIVYYGSKLFKRDINGVEIGFLERRDLLKDYSNDKLFRLVDPEESRIYARHIGGISSVLILRLHKTLAKPLKIFIGGGLPKTQISQHVLTLIEEGVEASIIIATEPLSNSMRTFVGEYYIDRSAGLRIGLINMGGVADFHSNHYLLSQDSSLEIYTLSMGGAASRFQNRVGLEGDYSRHASYSLTISSGSEWIHFIDSSLLRGSNTISYVTSRALALGKSKNIVQGYITQRETAKKSRANVDVSALNVGGEALTVTTPFLLVETGEVEEAVHSSSQAIMDQDTMVYLRSRGFNERDIIELVVSDYVGDYIEKVPEYMREIFIEYIERYFRDRGIRIISLEELRGEVEF, encoded by the coding sequence TTGAGGATAAGAGATCTTATAGAGAGATCCCTAGAACTTTCAAGAAGCATTCCATATAGGCATATTTCTGACTCGCCTACTATTAAATCTTATACTAACTGGCTTGAATATGATAAGTATAGTATAGTGAGCGAATTAGAAGAAGATCTTCTAGAGATCTTCTCAGAAGATATGCCGAAAAAAATAGGTCCTATGCTTAACTCCTATGATATAGTATACTATGGATCTAAGCTTTTCAAACGAGATATTAATGGGGTTGAGATAGGATTTCTAGAGAGAAGAGATCTATTAAAAGATTATTCTAATGACAAGCTTTTCAGATTGGTAGACCCCGAAGAGTCAAGGATCTATGCTAGACATATTGGAGGGATATCATCAGTACTTATACTAAGACTTCACAAGACACTTGCAAAGCCTCTTAAAATATTTATAGGAGGAGGTCTTCCTAAGACTCAGATCTCGCAACACGTTCTCACATTAATCGAGGAAGGAGTTGAAGCAAGCATTATCATAGCAACAGAACCTCTTAGCAATAGTATGAGAACTTTTGTAGGAGAATATTACATAGATAGATCTGCAGGACTTAGAATAGGATTGATAAATATGGGCGGAGTAGCAGACTTTCACTCAAATCACTATCTTCTCTCTCAAGATTCATCGCTTGAGATCTATACATTATCTATGGGAGGTGCTGCCAGCAGATTTCAGAATAGAGTAGGTCTTGAGGGAGATTACTCAAGGCATGCCAGCTATTCGCTCACTATATCAAGTGGTTCTGAGTGGATTCATTTTATAGACAGTTCTCTCCTCCGAGGATCTAATACTATATCATATGTAACATCAAGAGCTCTAGCTCTGGGCAAGTCCAAGAACATAGTACAGGGTTATATAACCCAGAGAGAGACTGCAAAGAAATCAAGAGCTAACGTAGATGTTTCAGCATTAAACGTAGGCGGTGAAGCTCTCACCGTTACAACACCATTCCTACTAGTTGAAACAGGAGAAGTTGAAGAAGCGGTACACTCTTCATCGCAAGCTATAATGGATCAGGATACCATGGTTTATCTAAGAAGCAGAGGTTTTAATGAAAGAGATATAATTGAGCTTGTGGTAAGCGATTATGTAGGAGATTATATAGAAAAAGTACCAGAGTATATGAGAGAGATCTTTATAGAATATATAGAGAGATACTTCAGAGATAGAGGGATCAGAATAATATCGTTAGAGGAGCTCAGAGGCGAGGTAGAATTCTAG
- a CDS encoding succinate dehydrogenase/fumarate reductase flavoprotein subunit — protein sequence MEVLKYDLLILGSGLAGLRAAIQAAIVSKEKIRIAVISKLHAMRSHSVAAEGGIAGVLYPEATGDSLDLHAYDTVKGSDFLADQDVVELFVRFAPEELKFLDHLGVPWSRTPDGRIAQRMFGGMSIPRTAYAADKTGFFIMSTLYDNVLRFENIDIYHEHMATSLIMENGYVKGFTVLDLKEGVLKVFLGKASIIATGGAARIYGFTTVSSSVTGDGAAMSYRAGIPLKDMEFMQFHPTGIVPSGILITEAARGEGGYLINRSGERFMSRYAPQRMEVAPRDIVARAIVREIQEGRGFIHEESGLGYVHLDLRHLGEEKINTRLPFIRELSKKLINVDPVHEPIPVRPTAHYTMGGIHADTYGHIMFNSTDYVPNLWGAGEAVATSLHGANRLGSNSLAECVVWGRFTGESAARYAENASSSLLEVSSTVEEIFKREEKRLFDQMFKPELNAEDPYIIRQELWRTMDTYVYVFRDEKGLLEAGRIVRDLKDRFSRVRVDDKSRKYNMNLKEVIELGNMLDIAEVVIVSALARTESRGAHYRTDYPKRDDVNWLKHTLAYYTPEGPRLDYIPVRITRWKPEERKY from the coding sequence ATGGAGGTTTTAAAATACGACCTCCTGATACTTGGCTCCGGTCTTGCAGGTCTTAGAGCCGCTATTCAGGCTGCCATTGTTTCTAAGGAGAAAATTAGAATTGCAGTAATATCAAAACTTCACGCTATGAGAAGTCATAGTGTTGCTGCTGAAGGTGGTATTGCAGGAGTTCTCTATCCAGAGGCTACTGGAGACTCCCTGGATCTTCATGCTTATGATACTGTTAAAGGCAGTGATTTTCTAGCTGATCAAGATGTTGTAGAGCTTTTCGTTAGGTTTGCTCCTGAAGAGCTTAAATTCCTAGATCACCTGGGTGTTCCTTGGAGTAGAACTCCCGATGGTAGAATTGCTCAGAGAATGTTCGGAGGCATGAGTATTCCAAGAACTGCTTATGCTGCTGATAAGACGGGATTCTTTATAATGAGCACTCTCTATGATAATGTTCTTAGATTCGAAAATATAGATATATATCATGAGCATATGGCCACATCACTTATTATGGAGAATGGTTATGTGAAAGGATTTACAGTTCTAGATCTTAAGGAGGGTGTTCTCAAGGTCTTTCTCGGAAAAGCAAGCATAATAGCCACAGGTGGAGCAGCCAGGATCTATGGTTTTACAACTGTTTCCTCCTCTGTCACAGGTGATGGTGCTGCAATGAGCTATAGAGCTGGAATTCCTCTTAAGGATATGGAGTTCATGCAGTTCCATCCAACAGGTATAGTTCCATCAGGAATTCTCATCACTGAGGCGGCAAGAGGTGAAGGTGGGTATCTGATCAATAGAAGTGGAGAGAGGTTTATGTCTAGATACGCTCCTCAGAGAATGGAGGTTGCTCCTAGAGATATAGTTGCAAGAGCTATAGTGAGAGAGATTCAGGAGGGCAGAGGCTTCATACATGAGGAGAGCGGTCTAGGATATGTGCATCTAGATCTAAGGCATCTCGGCGAGGAGAAGATCAATACGAGACTTCCTTTCATAAGAGAGCTGTCGAAGAAGCTTATCAACGTGGATCCTGTTCACGAACCTATACCAGTTAGACCTACTGCACACTATACGATGGGAGGTATACATGCAGATACATATGGACATATCATGTTTAACTCCACTGATTATGTCCCGAATCTATGGGGTGCGGGAGAGGCTGTTGCAACAAGTCTTCACGGAGCTAATAGACTTGGAAGTAATTCTCTAGCTGAATGTGTTGTATGGGGTAGATTCACAGGAGAATCTGCTGCTAGATATGCTGAGAATGCTTCCTCAAGTCTTCTAGAGGTTTCATCAACTGTAGAAGAGATCTTTAAGAGAGAGGAGAAGAGGTTGTTTGATCAGATGTTTAAACCAGAGCTTAATGCAGAAGATCCTTATATTATAAGGCAGGAGCTTTGGAGAACCATGGATACCTATGTCTATGTCTTTAGAGATGAGAAAGGACTTTTAGAAGCAGGTAGAATAGTAAGAGATCTAAAGGATAGGTTCTCGAGGGTTAGAGTTGATGATAAAAGTAGAAAGTATAATATGAATCTTAAAGAGGTTATAGAGCTAGGAAACATGCTTGACATAGCAGAGGTTGTCATCGTATCAGCTCTGGCAAGAACCGAATCTAGAGGTGCTCATTATAGAACTGACTATCCTAAGAGAGATGATGTTAACTGGCTTAAACATACTCTAGCATACTACACACCTGAAGGACCTAGACTTGATTATATTCCTGTTAGAATAACTAGGTGGAAGCCTGAGGAGAGAAAGTATTAA
- a CDS encoding succinate dehydrogenase iron-sulfur subunit → MTARSEMLIQESKLGLKTLTIKIKRYDPEKNRFRTSIYRMEVSRYDTVLDVLLKIVRTNDHTLSVRYSCRMGICGSCGMTINGKPRLACMTNAISLGEKIEIEPLRNFPPVKDLVVDLEPLFHKHKQVKPWLIRKDFEEQFNPKKEYLQKPEEVDRYRIFSMCIKCGICMAACPTVASNPRFLGPQPLSQAYRWIADSRDEGGLVRLEIVDSQDGVFGCHFAGACSASCPKNVDPALAIQFLRRLVMRR, encoded by the coding sequence ATGACTGCGAGAAGCGAGATGCTTATTCAAGAAAGTAAACTAGGCTTGAAAACTCTCACAATCAAGATCAAGAGGTATGATCCTGAGAAGAATAGATTTAGAACATCTATATATAGGATGGAGGTCTCTAGATATGATACAGTTCTCGATGTACTTCTAAAAATTGTGAGAACAAATGATCATACACTCTCTGTAAGATATAGCTGTAGAATGGGTATATGCGGGTCTTGTGGAATGACTATCAACGGCAAGCCTAGGCTGGCCTGCATGACCAACGCCATATCCTTGGGCGAGAAGATAGAGATAGAACCTCTAAGAAACTTCCCGCCAGTAAAAGATCTGGTGGTAGATCTAGAGCCTTTATTTCATAAGCATAAACAGGTTAAGCCGTGGCTCATAAGAAAAGATTTTGAAGAACAGTTTAATCCCAAGAAAGAGTATCTTCAGAAACCAGAGGAGGTTGATAGATACAGGATCTTTAGCATGTGTATTAAATGCGGCATATGCATGGCTGCATGTCCTACTGTAGCGTCTAACCCGAGATTTCTAGGTCCTCAACCTCTCTCACAAGCATATAGATGGATCGCCGATTCCAGAGATGAAGGCGGTCTAGTCAGACTTGAGATAGTAGATTCTCAGGACGGTGTTTTCGGATGCCACTTCGCTGGTGCGTGTAGTGCTTCATGTCCTAAAAATGTAGATCCTGCTCTAGCAATACAGTTTCTTAGAAGACTGGTTATGAGGAGGTGA
- the sucC gene encoding ADP-forming succinate--CoA ligase subunit beta, translating to MRLYEYEGKRIFSEYKIPVPRGGIASSLEEVEYRVREIGLPSVLKAQVLIGGRGKAGGIRIARSLEEAREIASRMFSEGVKNVPVRKILVEEAVNIVKEYYLSITIDRSARKYVYLASAEGGVDIEEIAARKPEAIIRIYIDPVIGLRSYHLRALADKLGMDQDSSKTLQNIAEALYKIMLSYDADLVEINPLALTDKGLIALDSKITLDDNALFRHKELAESLKSDPREFTEEEVIAREYGFSYVSLDGDIGVIGNGAGLTMASLDLVAHYGGKPANFLDIGGGARAERVKAALLLLLRDPRIKVVFINVYGGITRCDEVARGIVEALKESGIKKPLSVRLVGTREEEGRKILEENGISYFTSDEDAAKYAVELASRSR from the coding sequence ATGAGATTATACGAGTATGAAGGTAAGAGAATATTCTCTGAGTATAAGATACCTGTGCCTAGGGGTGGTATAGCGAGTTCTCTAGAAGAGGTAGAGTATAGAGTTAGAGAGATAGGTCTGCCATCAGTTCTCAAGGCTCAGGTATTGATCGGAGGGAGAGGTAAGGCTGGTGGTATTAGAATTGCTAGATCTCTAGAGGAGGCTCGCGAAATAGCTTCTAGAATGTTCTCAGAAGGAGTTAAAAACGTTCCTGTTAGAAAGATTCTTGTCGAAGAAGCTGTTAATATAGTGAAAGAGTACTATCTATCAATAACTATCGATAGATCTGCTAGAAAGTATGTCTACCTAGCGTCTGCAGAAGGTGGAGTTGATATTGAAGAGATCGCTGCTAGGAAGCCTGAAGCTATTATAAGAATCTATATAGACCCTGTGATAGGTCTTAGATCATATCATCTAAGAGCCTTAGCCGATAAACTAGGTATGGATCAAGATTCTTCTAAAACTCTTCAGAATATCGCTGAAGCGCTATACAAGATAATGCTTTCATACGACGCAGATCTGGTAGAGATAAATCCTCTAGCACTCACGGATAAAGGTCTTATAGCCTTGGACTCGAAGATAACTCTAGATGATAATGCTCTATTCAGACACAAAGAATTAGCTGAAAGCCTGAAATCAGATCCTAGAGAGTTTACCGAGGAGGAGGTTATAGCAAGAGAATATGGTTTCAGCTATGTATCTCTAGACGGTGATATAGGAGTTATCGGTAATGGCGCTGGACTTACAATGGCATCACTAGATCTTGTGGCACACTACGGAGGTAAACCTGCTAACTTCCTGGATATAGGCGGTGGCGCTAGGGCTGAGAGAGTTAAAGCAGCACTTTTACTGCTACTCAGAGATCCCAGAATCAAGGTGGTGTTTATCAACGTCTATGGAGGGATCACAAGATGCGATGAAGTTGCTAGAGGAATCGTAGAAGCTTTAAAAGAGTCAGGAATTAAAAAACCTCTCTCAGTAAGATTAGTAGGAACAAGAGAGGAAGAGGGTAGGAAGATCTTGGAGGAGAATGGAATCAGTTATTTCACAAGTGATGAAGATGCAGCAAAATACGCTGTAGAACTTGCAAGCAGATCTAGATGA
- the sucD gene encoding succinate--CoA ligase subunit alpha → MAIIVDRNTVVLVQGITGREGSYHTEAMLRYGTRIVAGVTPGKGGTSVAGVPVYNTVDEAVRKHPEINTSIIFVPAQFAPDAFYEAVDAGIKTIVVITEGIPVHDEIKMIMYARAKGVTVVGPNCPGVISPGEKTKVGIMPERSFTPGSIGIVSRSGTLTYEISEAITRVGLGHSTVVGIGGDPVTGMDFIEVVEMFFKDPQTKGIIVIGEIGGDAEERLASYIRSTGLRKPIIAFIAGKTAPPGKRMGHAGAIITMGMGSAESKIRAFESIGIPVASTPMQIADLAAKVFKK, encoded by the coding sequence ATGGCTATAATAGTTGATAGAAATACAGTGGTTCTGGTTCAGGGTATAACAGGTAGAGAAGGTAGCTATCATACAGAGGCTATGCTAAGATATGGAACAAGGATTGTTGCGGGAGTCACACCTGGTAAGGGAGGAACAAGTGTAGCAGGTGTACCTGTATATAACACTGTTGATGAAGCTGTTAGAAAACATCCTGAGATAAATACATCTATAATATTCGTACCAGCTCAGTTCGCTCCTGATGCATTCTACGAAGCCGTCGACGCAGGTATAAAAACTATCGTAGTGATTACCGAAGGGATCCCGGTGCATGATGAGATTAAGATGATAATGTATGCAAGAGCTAAGGGAGTGACTGTTGTAGGTCCTAACTGTCCTGGCGTGATATCTCCTGGAGAGAAGACTAAGGTGGGTATAATGCCTGAGAGATCATTTACACCAGGTAGTATAGGAATAGTCTCTAGAAGTGGTACACTCACATACGAGATTTCAGAAGCTATAACTAGAGTAGGTCTTGGACATAGCACGGTGGTAGGCATAGGAGGAGATCCTGTGACAGGCATGGATTTCATAGAAGTTGTTGAGATGTTCTTTAAAGATCCTCAGACTAAAGGGATTATAGTCATAGGAGAGATAGGCGGTGATGCTGAGGAGAGACTGGCATCATACATTAGAAGCACAGGACTTAGAAAGCCTATAATAGCATTTATAGCAGGAAAAACAGCTCCACCCGGGAAGAGAATGGGTCATGCAGGAGCTATAATAACTATGGGAATGGGATCTGCTGAATCAAAGATTCGAGCCTTTGAAAGCATAGGAATACCTGTAGCTTCAACTCCAATGCAGATCGCAGATCTGGCTGCCAAGGTCTTTAAGAAATAA
- a CDS encoding acyl-CoA dehydrogenase family protein — MVYPLSSILDHLVVLEEEHELFRRSVENYATTFIQPYADRIDREDRIPDDLWDSIRKSGYLGLSIPQEYGGQGGDYRSQVIFAEEISRISPAVYVVFAVQNLFIYPLLLYGTEDQKRRFLPKIASGDIIAAHANTEPGAGSDVAGIRSRARKVNDHYLISGVKTFISLGDVADVFIVSARTHPPQEGRRWWGITTFIVERDRPGFKINRSLEKYGLRGSHVAELVLEDVKVPEENIIGEPGYGFKVVVETYDRARIGIAGQALGVARAALEKSVDYAVKREAFERKIIEFQGIQFYLADMIAKLEAARLVTYWAAYLADRNSRDFIIAASIAKILATEVAQELSIKAIDIHGGLGLMAESGVERLLRDSQILKIYEGTTEIQKLTIIKQIIRRFYGLNI; from the coding sequence ATGGTCTATCCTCTCTCGTCAATTCTGGATCACTTAGTTGTTTTAGAAGAAGAACACGAGTTATTTAGAAGATCTGTTGAAAATTATGCTACCACATTCATACAACCTTATGCAGATAGAATAGATAGAGAAGATAGAATACCAGATGATCTCTGGGATTCTATAAGGAAGAGTGGTTATCTAGGTCTCTCAATACCTCAGGAGTACGGCGGTCAGGGTGGTGATTATAGAAGTCAGGTGATATTTGCTGAGGAGATCAGTAGAATCTCACCAGCTGTGTACGTTGTATTTGCGGTTCAAAATCTCTTCATATACCCTCTTCTACTATACGGAACAGAAGATCAGAAGAGAAGATTTCTTCCTAAGATAGCTTCTGGAGATATAATCGCTGCACATGCTAATACAGAGCCTGGAGCTGGCAGTGATGTGGCGGGAATTAGATCTAGAGCTAGGAAGGTTAACGATCACTATCTTATCTCAGGAGTTAAAACATTCATATCTCTAGGAGATGTAGCAGATGTATTCATAGTATCTGCGAGAACACATCCTCCTCAAGAAGGAAGAAGGTGGTGGGGTATCACAACATTTATTGTAGAAAGAGATCGGCCTGGATTTAAAATAAATAGATCTCTTGAGAAGTACGGATTGAGAGGATCTCACGTAGCAGAACTTGTTCTTGAAGATGTTAAGGTTCCTGAAGAGAATATCATAGGAGAACCTGGATACGGGTTTAAAGTAGTTGTAGAAACCTATGATAGAGCTAGGATAGGGATTGCGGGGCAAGCTCTTGGAGTTGCTAGAGCTGCTCTCGAGAAGAGCGTTGATTATGCTGTGAAGAGAGAGGCTTTCGAGAGGAAGATAATAGAGTTTCAGGGGATTCAATTCTACCTAGCTGATATGATTGCAAAGCTTGAGGCTGCAAGGCTTGTGACATATTGGGCGGCATATCTTGCTGATAGAAACTCGAGAGATTTTATAATAGCTGCTTCGATCGCGAAGATACTTGCTACAGAGGTTGCGCAGGAGCTTTCTATCAAAGCTATAGATATTCATGGAGGTCTTGGTCTAATGGCTGAATCTGGGGTTGAAAGGCTTCTAAGAGATTCTCAGATCCTTAAGATCTATGAGGGAACTACAGAGATACAAAAGCTAACGATAATCAAACAGATTATAAGAAGATTCTATGGATTGAATATATAG
- a CDS encoding 50S ribosomal protein L22 codes for MPSKWVYPEIAEKERTAKALGRELPISFKESEEIAKVIKGMKLDKAIEYLERVIQLRDYVPMSRHNKQLAHHRGVSERFPRWRIPVGRYPVKAARYILRVLRNARNNAEEKGLNPEALVIVHAAAHRGRYLKRYMPRAFGRATPKFRSYTNFEVVVKEVE; via the coding sequence TTGCCGTCTAAGTGGGTGTATCCAGAGATAGCTGAGAAGGAGAGAACTGCAAAAGCTTTGGGAAGAGAGCTTCCTATATCCTTTAAAGAGTCGGAGGAGATAGCAAAGGTTATCAAGGGTATGAAGCTTGATAAAGCTATAGAATATCTTGAGAGAGTCATACAGCTTAGAGATTATGTTCCCATGAGTAGACATAACAAGCAGCTCGCGCATCATAGGGGTGTTTCTGAGAGATTTCCTAGATGGAGGATTCCCGTGGGAAGATATCCTGTTAAAGCCGCCCGATATATTCTTAGAGTTCTCAGGAACGCTAGGAATAATGCTGAGGAGAAAGGTTTAAATCCTGAGGCTCTTGTAATAGTTCATGCAGCGGCTCATAGAGGTAGGTATCTTAAAAGATACATGCCCAGAGCTTTTGGTAGAGCTACGCCTAAGTTCAGATCCTATACTAATTTTGAGGTTGTTGTGAAGGAGGTGGAGTGA
- a CDS encoding 30S ribosomal protein S3: protein MFLDTSMKKLMIEEYLASAFYRAEFAGVEIISSPLGTRIIIYADRPSLIIGRRGETIKKLQMIFEKHFKIENPQITVSSIENPELNARVVASRIAQALERGYHFRRAIFIALRRVMAAGAVGAEIVVSGKIVSERARYEKVRAGKVYKTGDHVNYIVDRATFSTLLIPGIYGIEVLIVKPSPPADHLEILKKSPEELGILEEKIETSSGSSENSLTEVGGERSEGGGG, encoded by the coding sequence ATCTTTCTTGACACCTCCATGAAAAAGCTAATGATTGAAGAATATCTAGCATCAGCATTCTATAGAGCTGAATTTGCAGGGGTTGAGATCATAAGCAGTCCTCTGGGTACAAGGATTATAATCTACGCTGATAGACCTTCTCTGATTATAGGGAGAAGAGGTGAGACTATTAAAAAACTCCAGATGATATTCGAGAAGCACTTCAAAATAGAGAATCCTCAGATAACAGTATCAAGTATAGAAAATCCCGAACTTAATGCAAGAGTAGTAGCATCGAGAATAGCTCAAGCTCTTGAGAGAGGATATCACTTCAGGAGAGCTATATTCATAGCTCTTAGAAGAGTTATGGCTGCAGGTGCTGTAGGTGCTGAGATTGTTGTAAGTGGGAAGATAGTTTCTGAGAGAGCTAGGTATGAGAAGGTTAGAGCTGGCAAGGTTTATAAGACAGGAGATCATGTGAATTATATAGTTGATAGAGCTACGTTCTCAACACTGCTCATCCCAGGGATATATGGTATCGAGGTTCTCATAGTAAAACCTTCTCCTCCAGCTGATCATCTTGAAATTCTTAAGAAATCTCCTGAAGAGCTAGGCATTTTAGAAGAAAAGATAGAGACTTCTTCTGGAAGTAGCGAGAATAGCTTGACAGAAGTTGGTGGAGAGAGAAGTGAGGGAGGTGGCGGCTAG
- the rpmC gene encoding 50S ribosomal protein L29, which translates to MSKEDRLKLLRELRTELLRLRAQASAGTLDKPHRIKIVRKNIARILTIEREEALKAGGESEKKS; encoded by the coding sequence ATGAGCAAAGAAGATAGGCTGAAGCTTTTGAGAGAGCTTAGAACAGAGCTTCTCAGATTAAGAGCTCAGGCTTCAGCAGGTACTCTAGATAAGCCTCATAGGATTAAAATCGTTAGAAAGAATATCGCCAGAATACTTACTATTGAAAGAGAAGAAGCTTTAAAAGCAGGTGGCGAGAGTGAGAAGAAAAGCTGA
- a CDS encoding ribonuclease P protein subunit produces the protein MRRKADNILYHELLGLEARILSSTDPGVEGLEGVVVDETMKTLKILGGDGKIRTVFKLGSVFKFRIPETGEEVVVMGDKIIGRPSDRAKRLVRV, from the coding sequence GTGAGAAGAAAAGCTGACAACATATTATACCACGAGCTTCTAGGACTGGAAGCAAGAATCCTATCATCTACAGATCCCGGTGTAGAAGGTTTGGAAGGCGTCGTAGTAGATGAGACTATGAAAACTCTCAAGATTTTAGGCGGTGATGGAAAGATTAGAACAGTATTTAAGTTAGGCAGTGTATTTAAATTCAGAATACCTGAGACAGGAGAGGAAGTAGTCGTGATGGGCGACAAGATAATCGGTAGACCATCTGATAGAGCTAAGAGACTGGTGAGAGTCTGA
- a CDS encoding 30S ribosomal protein S17 → MGVETRNIGIRYEGLQPPSRTCEDPECPWHGRLSVRGQLIEGVVEKNRMQKTVVVVREYVRYSSKYMRYERRRSKYHARLPPCIDVKVGDRVLIGETRPLAKSVSFVVLGVIRRGGGSG, encoded by the coding sequence ATGGGAGTTGAAACTAGAAATATAGGTATAAGATATGAAGGCTTACAACCACCCTCAAGAACATGTGAAGATCCTGAATGCCCCTGGCATGGAAGGCTTAGTGTTAGAGGTCAGCTTATTGAAGGTGTTGTTGAGAAGAATAGAATGCAGAAGACTGTTGTTGTTGTGAGAGAGTATGTGAGATATTCTTCTAAGTATATGAGGTATGAGAGGAGAAGAAGTAAATATCATGCTAGACTACCTCCTTGTATTGATGTGAAAGTAGGAGATAGAGTACTTATAGGCGAGACAAGACCTCTCGCTAAAAGTGTTTCGTTTGTTGTTCTAGGAGTTATAAGAAGAGGTGGTGGAAGTGGCTAA